The Chthoniobacterales bacterium genome includes a window with the following:
- a CDS encoding valine--tRNA ligase produces the protein MPELPKTYDPNAVEPKWYARWEEAGYFRADVHSAKPPYSIVIPPPNVTGILTLGHVLNNTIQDILARRARMQGFEVLWLPGTDHAGVGTQTAVEKYLRQTEKKTRHDLGREEFLRRVVDWTEKHGGIIITQLKRLGASCDWSRQRYTFDDGYVRAVENVFIDLYRKGYVYRGRRMINWDPAAQTALSDEEVIARPQKGKLYYVRYEMVDEPGRYLEVATTRPETIMADTGVAVHPDDPRYRELIGKQVWRPLAREKLPIVGDAEIDPKFGTGVLKVTPAHDTLDFEIGVRHSLPVVDVLHPDGRINCPAVPELDGLDRFKARTKAAEMLAEANLLGKEEPHENNVGFSQRSEVPIEPRLSEQWFLRYPKTKEALEVVRDHLIRFFPRHWEKVYAQWLENIRDWCISRQIWWGHRIPAWYKVGRVSNLPSRDTPQIADFRGFDEFAEVEVTRRRLPHWKQEGVTYFVTFRLADSIPADKLAYLEEERDRWLASHPEPWTENQKRDYYTLFCVPIERWLDAGYGSCVLARPEAGQIVANALKYFDGDRYELGEWVVMPNHVHAIVRPKAEHSLGDILHSWKRFTAKEINQLLGREGQLWQHESYDHIVRDQAALARIKAYIARNPEGINVAQVSNLRGQAGEVENLRGQAGGQVENLPHTEIRVQLESPGPDWQQDPDTLDTWFSSWLWAYETMDEETRRKFYPTSALVTGPDIIFFWVARMIIAGLEFKPGKSERVEDNIPFRDVFLTGLIRDKQGRKMSKSLGNSPDPLDLIAKYGADGLRFGLMRIAPSGQDIAFDEKQIEEGRNFATKLWNAARFRQMQNVAQVFNLRSESDGKLETCPTDLSIYSIELLARFNELLVAVEDAYREYKFNEVAQRLYDFFWGDYCDWFVEAAKTDIFAEDEGRKKSVLAVMDFVLSGFLRLLHPFMPHITEELWSLLGFGKDTIQFAPLPGPALEGVPDQTVSQSRQTVAGIYETIQTGRNLRAVSRVPSNKKANFVLRLAAAIDDQVVPTISRLLNADELKLDSNFQAEAGVPMAATPLGELFLIIATADKGAERDRLDKEIARLEGELRTVEAKLSNSSFVDRAPAAVVEEHRKRKTDFTEQLSQLQQARAAMD, from the coding sequence ATGCCTGAGCTGCCGAAAACCTACGATCCCAACGCCGTCGAACCGAAATGGTACGCGCGCTGGGAGGAAGCCGGATACTTCCGGGCCGACGTGCATTCAGCGAAGCCGCCGTACTCCATCGTCATTCCGCCGCCAAACGTCACGGGCATCCTGACGCTGGGCCACGTTCTTAACAACACGATCCAGGACATTCTCGCGCGCCGCGCCCGCATGCAGGGTTTCGAAGTTCTCTGGCTGCCCGGGACCGATCACGCGGGCGTTGGGACGCAAACGGCGGTCGAGAAATATTTGCGGCAGACGGAAAAGAAGACGCGGCACGACCTGGGCCGGGAGGAATTTCTGCGGCGCGTGGTAGACTGGACCGAAAAACACGGTGGGATAATTATCACACAACTGAAGCGGCTGGGCGCCTCGTGCGATTGGTCGCGCCAGCGTTACACGTTTGACGACGGTTACGTTCGCGCGGTCGAGAACGTTTTCATCGATCTTTATCGCAAGGGCTACGTCTACCGCGGCCGGCGAATGATCAATTGGGATCCGGCGGCCCAGACCGCGCTTTCCGACGAGGAAGTGATCGCAAGGCCGCAGAAAGGAAAGCTCTATTACGTCCGCTACGAGATGGTGGACGAGCCGGGTCGCTATCTCGAAGTCGCGACGACGCGTCCGGAAACGATCATGGCCGATACGGGCGTCGCCGTTCATCCCGACGATCCGCGTTACCGCGAGTTGATTGGCAAACAAGTCTGGCGTCCGCTCGCCCGCGAGAAATTGCCGATCGTGGGCGACGCCGAGATCGACCCGAAATTCGGGACGGGCGTCCTAAAGGTTACGCCGGCCCACGACACGCTCGATTTCGAGATCGGCGTCCGGCACTCGCTGCCGGTCGTCGATGTTCTGCATCCGGATGGCCGTATTAATTGCCCCGCGGTCCCGGAGCTGGACGGCTTGGATCGATTTAAGGCGCGGACCAAGGCTGCTGAAATGCTGGCCGAGGCGAACCTCCTCGGGAAAGAAGAACCACACGAGAACAATGTCGGGTTCAGTCAGCGGAGTGAAGTGCCGATTGAGCCGCGGTTGAGCGAGCAATGGTTTCTGCGCTATCCGAAAACGAAGGAAGCGCTCGAGGTGGTGCGCGATCATCTCATCCGGTTCTTCCCGAGGCATTGGGAGAAAGTTTACGCGCAATGGCTGGAGAACATTCGGGACTGGTGCATCAGCCGCCAGATTTGGTGGGGGCACCGGATTCCGGCCTGGTACAAGGTGGGGCGAGTTTCCAACTTGCCTTCTCGAGACACCCCGCAAATTGCAGACTTTCGCGGGTTCGATGAGTTCGCGGAAGTCGAAGTCACACGCCGCCGCCTGCCCCATTGGAAACAGGAGGGTGTTACGTACTTCGTTACATTTCGCCTGGCCGACTCAATTCCGGCGGACAAGCTCGCGTATCTTGAGGAGGAACGCGACCGATGGCTCGCGTCGCACCCCGAACCTTGGACGGAAAATCAAAAGCGCGATTACTATACTCTCTTCTGTGTTCCGATTGAACGATGGCTTGATGCGGGCTACGGGTCGTGCGTTTTGGCGCGACCGGAGGCCGGCCAGATCGTCGCAAACGCGTTGAAATACTTTGATGGCGACCGCTACGAGCTCGGTGAATGGGTGGTGATGCCAAACCACGTCCACGCGATTGTCCGGCCAAAGGCGGAACATTCATTGGGCGATATTCTGCACTCTTGGAAGCGTTTTACCGCGAAGGAGATTAATCAGTTACTTGGTCGAGAAGGACAATTGTGGCAGCACGAATCCTACGATCACATCGTTCGCGACCAAGCCGCGCTGGCACGGATCAAGGCGTACATCGCGCGCAATCCCGAGGGGATCAATGTGGCGCAAGTTTCCAACTTGCGCGGGCAAGCTGGAGAAGTTGAAAACTTGCGGGGGCAAGCCGGCGGGCAAGTTGAAAACTTGCCCCACACTGAGATTCGGGTTCAACTCGAATCGCCGGGGCCTGATTGGCAGCAGGATCCAGATACGCTCGATACCTGGTTTTCGTCCTGGCTCTGGGCCTACGAGACGATGGACGAAGAGACCCGGCGAAAATTTTATCCGACGTCCGCGCTGGTGACGGGACCCGACATAATCTTTTTCTGGGTCGCGCGCATGATCATCGCGGGTTTGGAATTCAAACCTGGCAAATCGGAGCGGGTCGAGGACAACATTCCGTTCCGGGATGTTTTCCTCACCGGGCTGATTCGGGACAAGCAGGGGAGGAAGATGTCGAAATCGTTGGGAAACTCGCCCGACCCGCTCGATTTGATCGCGAAATACGGTGCCGATGGATTGCGCTTCGGCCTGATGCGGATCGCGCCGAGCGGCCAGGACATCGCCTTCGACGAAAAACAGATCGAGGAAGGACGGAACTTCGCCACGAAACTCTGGAACGCCGCGCGGTTCCGCCAGATGCAAAATGTGGCGCAAGTTTTCAACTTGCGATCCGAGTCGGACGGCAAGTTGGAAACTTGCCCCACAGATTTGTCGATCTACTCGATCGAACTCCTGGCGCGATTCAACGAGTTGCTGGTCGCGGTCGAGGACGCGTATCGCGAATACAAGTTCAACGAAGTAGCACAGCGCCTCTACGATTTCTTCTGGGGCGATTACTGCGATTGGTTCGTCGAAGCGGCCAAGACCGACATTTTCGCGGAGGACGAAGGGCGAAAGAAATCGGTGCTCGCGGTCATGGATTTTGTGCTCTCCGGGTTTCTCCGGCTCCTGCACCCATTCATGCCGCATATCACGGAGGAGCTTTGGTCGCTGCTCGGGTTCGGTAAGGACACAATCCAGTTCGCGCCATTGCCGGGGCCGGCGTTGGAGGGAGTACCGGATCAGACCGTTTCGCAATCGAGGCAAACGGTCGCCGGGATTTACGAGACAATCCAAACGGGCCGGAACCTGCGCGCCGTCTCGCGCGTTCCTTCGAACAAGAAAGCGAATTTCGTTCTTCGGCTGGCGGCTGCGATCGACGACCAGGTTGTCCCCACCATCTCGCGCCTTCTTAACGCGGATGAACTGAAGCTCGACTCGAATTTTCAGGCCGAAGCCGGCGTTCCGATGGCAGCCACACCACTGGGCGAATTGTTCCTGATTATTGCGACCGCCGACAAGGGCGCGGAACGCGATCGCCTCGACAAGGAGATAGCGCGACTCGAAGGAGAGCTGCGGACTGTGGAGGCGAAGCTTTCAAACAGCTCGTTCGTCGACCGCGCTCCGGCAGCCGTCGTGGAGGAACACCGGAAGCGGAAGACGGATTTTACCGAACAGTTGTCGCAGTTGCAGCAGGCGCGGGCAGCAATGGATTGA
- a CDS encoding class I SAM-dependent methyltransferase, giving the protein MQLSYKLRKVLTGDAVTSARRHVKQWVLGRAPLRFDAAKITKTVDPEKFRAICERYGVEDPGDHWPKYLDLQTWMEINLKRVRDLGLDLGGRKRVLDIGCGTGYFLYICQYLGHDVLGMDLDVEPGFTEMVELLGVKRVIYRIEAFEPLPDLGRKFDVITAHMICFNGHKSDKLWTSAEWEFFLNDLAEHQLEPGGQICLELNREYDDSLYTPELKEYFEARGAEIHTQRIHFNPLLPAPAATATTVR; this is encoded by the coding sequence ATGCAGTTATCCTACAAACTTCGAAAAGTCCTCACTGGGGACGCGGTGACGAGCGCGCGCCGGCACGTGAAGCAATGGGTGCTCGGCCGAGCGCCGCTCCGTTTTGACGCGGCCAAGATTACCAAGACCGTCGATCCCGAGAAGTTTCGCGCGATTTGTGAGCGCTATGGCGTGGAAGACCCGGGCGATCACTGGCCGAAATATCTGGACCTGCAAACCTGGATGGAAATCAACCTGAAACGCGTCCGCGATCTCGGTCTCGATCTCGGAGGTCGTAAGCGCGTCCTCGATATCGGCTGCGGCACCGGATATTTTCTCTACATCTGCCAATACCTCGGGCACGACGTTCTGGGGATGGATCTGGATGTGGAACCCGGTTTCACCGAAATGGTGGAACTGCTGGGCGTAAAACGGGTGATCTACCGGATCGAAGCGTTCGAACCGCTGCCTGACCTCGGCCGCAAATTCGATGTCATCACGGCGCATATGATTTGCTTCAACGGCCACAAGAGCGACAAGCTTTGGACCAGCGCAGAGTGGGAATTTTTCCTCAACGACCTGGCAGAGCACCAACTGGAGCCCGGGGGGCAAATCTGTCTCGAGCTCAACCGCGAGTACGACGACTCGCTTTACACGCCGGAATTAAAGGAATATTTCGAAGCCCGAGGAGCGGAAATCCATACTCAGCGGATCCACTTCAATCCATTGCTGCCCGCGCCTGCTGCAACTGCGACAACTGTTCGGTAA
- a CDS encoding carbon starvation CstA family protein: MNIWKKLLWIAVSALGLVALVVLALSRGEQISALWIVTAGLCTFAVSYRFYSKWLAAKVLVLNNERATPAIANEDGKDFVPTNRWMVFGHHFAAIAGPGPLVGPVLAAQFGFLPGTLWILIGATLGGAVHDMIVLFSSVRRRGKTLGQMVKEEIGRGVGALALVSVLLIMIMIMAVLALVVVQALAKSPWGVFTMATTIPVAIIMGLGLRVGKISVGWVTAFGIAGLAFAVWGGQFLSSYPSIESWFRHDEKWLAWAVMIYGLAASILPVWLLLTPRDYLSTFLKLGTVAALAVAVVLLRPMLLMPSITKFIDGSGPIFAGPVFPFVCITIACGAVSGFHSLIASGTTSKMVARESRIRDIGYGAMVTEMMVALMAMIAACVLQPGEYFAINTKGAPAEVVAKISTAGFPVTEPAMQKLATDLGETTMFGRAGGAPTFAVGMAHMFSRVSSNPTALALWYHFAIMFEALFILTTLDAGTRVGRFLLQDFLGNLWKPLGNTGSLAANLFSSVLLVGAWGWFLYQGVIDPLGGINSLWPLFGIANQLLSIIALCLGTTILIKMGKVRYVFVTLIPLCFMCAVTFSAAYLKIFSADPRLGFLSGAESLTRTASTITDAAKAAELTRQAAIWRFDALVAFGFVTLVILIAAGSAWEWWKLLRGSKRIVLQESEFVPLSRVESPGV; encoded by the coding sequence ATGAATATCTGGAAAAAGCTGCTCTGGATTGCGGTCAGCGCCCTGGGTTTGGTGGCTCTGGTCGTGCTCGCACTCTCGAGGGGCGAACAAATCAGCGCTCTCTGGATCGTGACCGCCGGGCTTTGCACCTTCGCGGTCAGCTATCGTTTCTACAGCAAGTGGCTGGCGGCGAAGGTATTGGTCTTGAACAATGAACGCGCCACCCCGGCGATTGCAAACGAAGACGGCAAAGATTTCGTTCCGACGAACCGCTGGATGGTTTTCGGTCATCATTTCGCGGCCATCGCCGGGCCGGGACCGCTGGTCGGGCCGGTGCTGGCCGCGCAGTTCGGCTTTTTGCCGGGAACTCTTTGGATCCTGATAGGGGCGACTTTGGGTGGCGCTGTTCACGACATGATCGTGCTGTTCAGCTCCGTCCGCCGGCGCGGCAAAACGCTCGGACAAATGGTGAAAGAGGAGATCGGCCGCGGAGTGGGGGCCCTGGCTCTCGTCAGTGTGCTCCTCATCATGATCATGATCATGGCGGTCCTCGCGCTCGTCGTGGTCCAGGCGCTGGCGAAAAGCCCCTGGGGCGTTTTCACCATGGCGACGACAATTCCGGTCGCGATCATCATGGGCCTCGGTTTGAGAGTGGGAAAAATCAGCGTGGGCTGGGTCACCGCTTTCGGGATCGCCGGCCTCGCCTTCGCGGTTTGGGGCGGACAATTCCTCTCGAGTTATCCCTCAATCGAAAGCTGGTTCCGCCATGATGAAAAATGGCTCGCCTGGGCGGTGATGATTTATGGCCTGGCCGCCTCGATTCTGCCCGTCTGGCTGTTGCTCACGCCGCGTGATTACCTCAGCACATTCCTGAAGCTCGGGACGGTCGCGGCCCTGGCGGTAGCGGTGGTCCTTTTGCGGCCCATGCTTCTGATGCCCTCGATCACCAAGTTCATCGATGGCAGCGGGCCGATCTTTGCCGGGCCGGTTTTCCCCTTTGTCTGCATCACGATCGCCTGTGGGGCGGTTTCAGGATTTCATTCGCTGATCGCCTCGGGAACGACCTCGAAAATGGTCGCGCGCGAGTCCCGCATTCGTGACATCGGCTACGGCGCGATGGTTACGGAAATGATGGTCGCGCTCATGGCGATGATCGCAGCCTGCGTCCTTCAGCCCGGCGAATATTTTGCCATCAACACCAAGGGAGCGCCGGCTGAAGTGGTCGCAAAGATCAGCACGGCTGGCTTCCCTGTCACGGAACCGGCGATGCAGAAGCTCGCGACTGATTTGGGAGAGACGACGATGTTCGGCCGGGCTGGGGGGGCGCCAACGTTTGCGGTCGGGATGGCCCACATGTTCTCACGGGTCTCATCGAACCCGACGGCGCTGGCTCTCTGGTATCACTTCGCGATCATGTTCGAAGCGCTTTTCATTTTGACCACGCTCGACGCCGGGACACGGGTCGGACGATTCTTGCTCCAGGATTTCCTGGGAAATTTGTGGAAGCCGCTGGGCAATACCGGTTCCCTCGCGGCCAATCTTTTCTCGAGCGTTCTGCTGGTCGGCGCCTGGGGATGGTTCCTGTATCAAGGCGTGATTGATCCGCTTGGCGGAATTAACAGTCTCTGGCCACTCTTCGGCATTGCGAACCAGCTGCTCTCGATTATCGCCCTCTGTCTCGGCACCACCATCCTGATCAAAATGGGAAAGGTGAGATACGTTTTTGTCACGCTGATTCCTCTTTGTTTCATGTGCGCGGTGACCTTTAGCGCGGCCTACCTGAAGATTTTTTCCGCCGACCCCCGGCTGGGATTCCTGAGCGGCGCCGAGTCATTGACTCGAACCGCGAGCACGATCACCGACGCGGCGAAGGCCGCCGAGTTGACCCGGCAGGCCGCGATCTGGCGGTTCGACGCGCTGGTCGCGTTCGGTTTTGTGACCCTGGTCATCCTGATTGCCGCTGGGAGTGCGTGGGAATGGTGGAAACTTCTCCGCGGCTCAAAACGAATCGTTTTGCAGGAGAGCGAGTTTGTGCCGCTCTCGCGGGTTGAATCACCGGGCGTTTGA
- the pilM gene encoding pilus assembly protein PilM gives MARRGNSVFGIDLGKHIFKGVLLQRKGDERFVLTSYASREVPEELNTPEQLAQQLKLLLKDLGGSAKGCAIAVSDPGSLLRIIEQPNTPIDLLRNALRLNGLAVLNQECKDFVLDCAPVVAEGPNGNGTNGHVATDAIASANGVEKTKYLVGGMLRPTVKQISEACSKTRVAADILQLAPVCSFNAFEFAYPETFAKDAFLLLDMGHLQSTVLIGSKKELVLVRSIDYGGKALIQALTADGALDANAARLMMQEGDAGMADICRASLARLATEVRNSIGFFEGQHEQNIHRIFVSGGLARTETILQTLSDELGLPCEIWDPLETCEVALPPEKRQALPDEFVSLNVACGAAFEYLRN, from the coding sequence ATGGCGCGGCGCGGAAACTCTGTCTTTGGCATCGATCTCGGAAAGCACATTTTCAAAGGAGTCTTGCTCCAGCGAAAAGGTGACGAACGATTTGTCCTGACGAGCTACGCTTCCCGGGAGGTCCCGGAAGAACTCAACACCCCGGAACAACTCGCCCAGCAGCTGAAGCTCTTGTTAAAGGATCTCGGCGGGAGCGCCAAAGGATGCGCCATCGCCGTCTCCGATCCCGGATCCCTGCTTCGCATTATCGAGCAGCCGAATACGCCCATTGACCTGCTCCGGAACGCCCTCCGCCTCAATGGCCTCGCGGTCCTGAACCAGGAATGCAAGGATTTCGTCCTCGATTGCGCCCCAGTCGTGGCAGAAGGGCCAAACGGTAACGGAACAAATGGCCATGTTGCGACCGACGCGATTGCCAGCGCTAACGGGGTCGAAAAGACGAAATATCTGGTCGGCGGAATGTTGCGCCCGACCGTGAAACAAATTTCCGAGGCGTGCAGCAAGACGCGGGTCGCAGCCGATATCCTTCAACTGGCGCCGGTCTGCTCGTTCAATGCCTTCGAGTTTGCCTATCCCGAGACTTTCGCGAAAGACGCCTTCCTCCTCCTCGACATGGGCCATCTCCAAAGCACGGTCCTGATCGGCAGCAAGAAGGAACTCGTTCTGGTTCGCAGCATCGATTATGGCGGCAAGGCATTAATTCAGGCTTTGACGGCAGACGGCGCGCTCGACGCCAATGCCGCGCGGCTCATGATGCAGGAAGGCGACGCCGGAATGGCGGATATTTGCCGCGCGTCGCTCGCCCGCCTGGCCACTGAAGTCCGTAATTCAATCGGCTTCTTTGAAGGGCAGCACGAGCAGAACATCCATCGCATTTTTGTTTCCGGCGGCCTCGCCCGCACCGAAACGATCCTGCAAACCCTGAGCGATGAGCTGGGATTGCCCTGTGAAATCTGGGACCCGCTCGAGACCTGCGAAGTGGCGTTGCCACCGGAGAAGCGACAGGCCCTGCCGGATGAATTTGTCTCTCTCAATGTCGCCTGCGGGGCCGCGTTCGAATACCTGAGAAACTAA
- a CDS encoding TonB-dependent receptor, producing the protein MKAEMDIGTDKKAFQINLDAKKYGTFAEIGAGQEVARRFFHVGGAAGTVAKTMSAYDMTFSDAIYGTADRYVSRNRLQTMLDHEYDLLIERLNEKLGGFRTFFVFADTVAARSFKQHNESHGWLGVRFQQEPRGEPSQIIIHVRMLDESNVDQQEALGIIGVNLLFGAFYHPQPEKLIASLQENLAPNRMQIDLIKFSGPAYAAVDNRLMSLQLVSQGLTDAVIFTANGEMVQAADILHKKAILVERGSFRPVTCATNDMLNGARSAFLKHSACSESDLVVLMEMTLENLLSEGQLNHADFLARVDILGALGRTVMISKFGEYFRLASYLARYTNRVIGLVMGLPSLMEIFDEKYYLNLEGGILEALGRMFKSGLKLYVYPMIDETTGAPVTARKLEVAPNLRSLYRYLIDNEFIEEITDYNPEFLRIYPPDALVKLQSGDPAWERMVPPEVTKIIKERQFFGYRAFSAN; encoded by the coding sequence ATGAAGGCGGAAATGGACATCGGAACGGACAAGAAGGCGTTCCAGATAAATCTCGACGCGAAGAAATACGGCACGTTCGCGGAAATCGGGGCCGGCCAGGAAGTCGCCCGCCGATTCTTCCATGTGGGCGGCGCGGCGGGAACGGTCGCCAAGACGATGTCCGCCTACGACATGACTTTCAGCGATGCCATTTACGGCACGGCCGACCGTTACGTGAGCCGGAATCGCCTCCAGACCATGCTGGATCACGAGTACGATTTGTTGATCGAGCGTCTCAACGAAAAGCTCGGCGGTTTCCGCACCTTTTTCGTTTTCGCGGACACCGTGGCCGCGCGCAGTTTCAAACAGCACAACGAGTCCCACGGCTGGCTCGGGGTCCGGTTTCAGCAAGAGCCTCGCGGGGAACCGAGCCAGATTATCATCCACGTCCGGATGCTGGATGAATCGAACGTCGATCAGCAGGAAGCGCTCGGGATCATCGGCGTCAATCTTCTCTTTGGCGCCTTCTATCATCCGCAGCCGGAGAAGCTGATTGCCTCGCTCCAGGAAAACCTGGCGCCCAATCGAATGCAGATCGACCTGATCAAATTCTCCGGGCCCGCCTATGCCGCAGTCGACAACCGTTTGATGAGCCTTCAGCTCGTCAGCCAGGGATTGACCGACGCAGTTATTTTCACCGCGAATGGCGAGATGGTTCAGGCGGCGGACATCCTCCACAAGAAGGCGATCCTGGTGGAGCGCGGCAGTTTTCGGCCAGTCACCTGTGCGACGAATGACATGCTGAACGGCGCGCGGAGCGCCTTTCTCAAACATTCTGCCTGCTCGGAAAGCGATCTGGTTGTCCTAATGGAAATGACCCTCGAAAATCTGCTGTCCGAAGGCCAGCTCAACCACGCCGACTTCCTCGCCCGGGTGGATATCCTGGGAGCGCTCGGCCGAACCGTCATGATCTCAAAATTCGGCGAATATTTCCGGCTGGCCTCGTACCTGGCGCGTTACACGAACCGGGTGATTGGCCTCGTCATGGGTTTGCCGAGCCTGATGGAAATTTTTGACGAAAAATATTATCTCAACCTCGAAGGCGGGATCCTGGAAGCGCTCGGCCGCATGTTTAAGAGCGGGCTAAAGCTTTATGTTTATCCGATGATCGACGAGACCACCGGCGCGCCGGTGACGGCCCGGAAACTCGAGGTCGCGCCCAATCTGCGATCGCTCTATCGCTACCTGATCGACAACGAATTCATCGAGGAAATCACCGATTATAACCCGGAGTTTCTGCGCATTTATCCGCCGGACGCGCTCGTCAAATTGCAGTCCGGCGACCCAGCCTGGGAACGGATGGTGCCGCCGGAGGTAACGAAAATCATCAAAGAACGGCAATTCTTCGGATATCGCGCTTTTTCAGCTAATTAG
- a CDS encoding tetratricopeptide repeat protein has product MKKRIGSWISLGALAVFCLGATGTRGEADPTFTKANQAFAEGRFQEAVDGYQNVVRSGRWSANLFYDLGNAWFRAGNFGQAILNYERALALDAHHPEAEANLLLAREEARALELKKNWIDRYLEPGTTTQYSIAASLGLWFALFFATRLSLSGRRSAGKVALLALSILVSSGACFALYRMETGPRGNAFAIVTGKNIEARLATADSASSVLALPPGSEIKILSERGDWIYAALPNDLRGWIPAKSAERVRL; this is encoded by the coding sequence ATGAAGAAGCGAATCGGTTCATGGATTAGCCTGGGGGCTTTGGCGGTGTTCTGCCTGGGGGCAACTGGAACACGGGGCGAAGCAGATCCGACCTTTACCAAGGCCAACCAGGCCTTTGCGGAAGGCCGTTTCCAGGAAGCCGTCGACGGCTATCAGAATGTCGTCCGATCCGGCCGCTGGAGCGCGAACCTGTTTTACGATTTGGGCAACGCCTGGTTCCGAGCCGGAAATTTCGGCCAGGCAATTCTGAACTACGAACGGGCCCTGGCACTGGATGCGCACCATCCGGAAGCGGAAGCGAACCTGCTTCTGGCGCGCGAAGAAGCGCGCGCGCTGGAATTGAAAAAGAATTGGATCGATCGATATCTCGAGCCAGGAACGACGACGCAATACTCGATCGCCGCGTCTCTTGGGCTTTGGTTCGCCCTTTTCTTCGCGACGCGTTTGTCTCTTTCGGGCCGGCGCTCTGCCGGCAAGGTGGCCTTGCTGGCCTTGTCGATTCTGGTCTCGAGCGGCGCATGCTTTGCCCTCTACAGGATGGAGACCGGACCGAGAGGAAACGCCTTCGCGATTGTGACTGGAAAAAATATCGAAGCGCGCCTGGCGACCGCCGACAGCGCCAGCAGTGTCCTGGCGTTGCCGCCCGGCAGCGAGATCAAGATCTTGAGCGAACGCGGCGATTGGATTTACGCTGCGTTGCCGAATGATCTGCGGGGCTGGATTCCCGCCAAGAGCGCCGAGCGGGTCCGCCTCTAA